In a genomic window of Quercus lobata isolate SW786 chromosome 4, ValleyOak3.0 Primary Assembly, whole genome shotgun sequence:
- the LOC115987976 gene encoding serine/threonine-protein phosphatase 7 long form homolog, translated as MANVQMQDNRVIDIIKLLRLEGLFRAPSREIDNCLISALVERWRPETHTFHLPHGEMTITLQDVEVIFGLPIDGDVLVGPTAVVDDGAWRRLCTELLGFSPPNDNKTLVGQRILISRLVEAVAAPLPHDATEMQIHRYAQCYILALIGDKLFMDKSGDRVHLMFLDFMRNLRDPPQYSWGSGCLAWWVRVPSPKSRPSGMALVHYRELLVTMQPEQIVWQPYEAHFGHLPEFCVAGRDTWTARVPLVCFYIVERHHPDRVLRQFGLAQERPDHVVYDDRLHKIDLRGKVEKNWREEHRPYIISWEMRRQQLCHAPPQIGEMPRNHAYYVWYRPVTRKYVDRNSAKLDIMIQSHLALLAMLPEGSQAHNHVRRVLNNVAGLGGGPAVNEHANNGDETELAAAATPSTSAAPVSTPTRGHRATTSPSTSAARGRLWPATATPSTSAVRGRGRRATTPRVVTTLEMPPPIPQASPQPEVPSPIPYASPQPEY; from the exons ATGGCAAACGTTCAGATGCAAGATAATCGAGTCATTGATATTATCAAATTGCTGAGGCTAGAAGGATTATTTAGAGCCCCTTCAAGAGAGATAGATAATTGCCTAATATCGGCCCTAGTTGAGCGATGGCGGCCGGAGACTCATACTTTCCATCTTCCACATGGTGAGATGACAATCACCCTACAAGATGTGGAGGTAATTTTCGGACTTCCTATAGACGGTGACGTCTTGGTTGGGCCGACTGCTGTGGTGGATGATGGGGCTTGGAGGCGATTGTGTACGGAGTTGCTGGGTTTTAGTCCGCCGAATGACAATAAAACATTGGTGGGGCAAAGAATTCTCATAAGCCGACTTGTTGAGGCCGTTGCAGCGCCATTGCCTCATGACGCAACGGAGATGCAGATACACCGGTATGCCCAGTGCTATATTTTAGCGCTAATAGGGGACAAACTTTTCATGGACAAGTCAGGAGATAGGGTGCATTTGATGTTCCTAGACTTCATGCGTAACCTTCGTGATCCGCCACAGTATAGTTGGGGTAGTGGTTGCCTGGCCTG GTGGGTGCGGGTGCCAAGCCCGAAGAGTAGGCCATCCGGCATGGCCTTAGTCCACTATCGCGAGCTATTAGTTACAATGCAGCCAGAGCAg ATTGTGTGGCAGCCATACGAGGCACACTTCGGCCACCTTCCTGAGTTCTGCGTTGCAGGGAGGGATACGTGGACAGCAAGGGTGCCGCTTGTGTGTTTTTACATAGTAGAGAGACACCACCCAGACCGTGTCCTTCGACAGTTTGGCTTGGCGCAGGAGCGGCCTGACCATGTTGTCTACGATGATAGGCTGCATAAAATCGACTTACGTGGGAAGGTGGAAAAGAATTGGAGGGAGGAGCATCGACCATATATCATTTCCTGGGAAATGAGACGACAACAACTTTGTCATGCACCTCCTCAGATTGGTGAGATGCCCCGCAATCATGCCTATTACGTCTGGTACCGTCCGGTCACTCGAAAGTATGTCGACCGCAACAGCGCTAAATTAGATATTATG ATTCAAAGCCATTTAGCGCTGTTGGCGATGCTTCCTGAAGGCAGCCAAGCTCACAACCATGTCCGGCGTGTCCTAAATAATGTGGCTGGCCTTGGTGGTGGTCCTGCAGTAAATGAGCATGCAAACAATGGGGATGAGACTGAACTAGCAGCTGCTGCAACCCCAAGCACAAGTGCAGCACCCGTAAGTACACCGACCCGTGGTCATCGTGCTACTACAAGCCCAAGCACAAGCGCAGCTAGGGGTCGTCTTTGGCCTGCTACAGCAACCCCAAGCACAAGTGCAGTCAGGGGCCGTGGTCGGCGTGCAACAACCCCTCGGGTTGTAACTACTCTTGAGATGCCTCCACCCATCCCGCAGGCATCTCCTCAGCCTGAGGTCCCTTCACCCATCCCATATGCATCTCCTCAGCCTGAG TATTGA